The Streptomyces cynarae genome contains a region encoding:
- a CDS encoding DUF4235 domain-containing protein: MAHDKKKPKLPLVYRPVGFALGWASGALAGYAFRATWKAIRHEDDAPDALDRDRGWGEVLLAAALQGALFAVARSLADRTGAKAIERSTGVWPGGDKGGRD; the protein is encoded by the coding sequence GTGGCCCACGACAAGAAGAAACCGAAGCTTCCGCTCGTCTACCGGCCTGTCGGGTTCGCCCTCGGCTGGGCGAGCGGGGCCCTCGCGGGGTACGCCTTCCGGGCGACGTGGAAGGCGATACGCCACGAGGACGACGCGCCCGACGCGCTGGACCGGGACCGCGGCTGGGGCGAGGTGCTGCTCGCCGCGGCGCTTCAGGGCGCCCTGTTCGCGGTCGCGCGCAGCCTGGCGGACCGGACGGGGGCGAAGGCGATCGAACGGTCGACGGGCGTGTGGCCGGGCGGGGACAAGGGCGGCCGGGACTGA
- a CDS encoding phytanoyl-CoA dioxygenase family protein, producing the protein MAGTGMEGFEEDGFAVARGLFSRAEIDALCAEFTALRDAGPVPGHFEPRASAADEAADPLQVHPRVMHPHRISELSLRFLLDPRLGEVLKTLLGEEVLAAQSMFYFKPPGARGQALHQDNFYLRVEPGTCVAAWIACDVIDRDNGGLEVVPGTHRMDLFCPEEADIELSFAREYVPPPPGLEPVPVVMEPGDVLFFNGSLVHGSQPNRSADRFRRSFIGHYVGRSAERIGGYYDTLTMDGTPVALPESEGAGPCGTEFAAVGPH; encoded by the coding sequence ATGGCAGGCACCGGCATGGAGGGGTTCGAGGAGGACGGGTTCGCGGTCGCGCGCGGGCTGTTCTCCCGGGCGGAGATCGACGCCCTGTGCGCCGAGTTCACGGCCCTGAGGGACGCGGGACCCGTACCGGGGCACTTCGAGCCCCGTGCGTCCGCGGCGGACGAGGCCGCCGATCCGTTGCAGGTCCACCCCCGCGTCATGCACCCGCACCGCATCAGCGAACTGTCGCTGCGCTTCCTGCTGGACCCGAGGCTCGGGGAGGTTCTCAAGACGCTGCTGGGCGAGGAGGTGCTGGCCGCGCAGAGCATGTTCTACTTCAAGCCGCCGGGCGCCCGGGGTCAGGCGCTGCATCAGGACAACTTCTATCTGCGGGTGGAACCGGGCACCTGTGTGGCCGCATGGATCGCCTGCGATGTGATCGACCGGGACAACGGCGGCCTGGAGGTGGTGCCGGGCACGCACCGGATGGACCTGTTCTGCCCCGAGGAGGCGGACATCGAGCTGTCCTTCGCCCGTGAGTACGTGCCGCCACCGCCCGGCCTTGAGCCGGTGCCCGTCGTGATGGAGCCGGGCGACGTGCTGTTCTTCAACGGAAGCCTGGTGCACGGCTCACAGCCCAACCGCAGCGCCGACCGCTTCCGCCGCTCCTTCATCGGCCACTACGTCGGGCGCTCCGCGGAGCGCATCGGCGGCTACTACGACACCCTGACGATGGACGGCACACCCGTCGCGCTGCCCGAGAGCGAAGGCGCGGGCCCCTGCGGCACGGAGTTCGCCGCCGTGGGTCCGCACTGA
- a CDS encoding TetR/AcrR family transcriptional regulator, with protein MTDRVVPPAARRRRRPTKAGVVLTEELIVDTAMRLLKEHGADALTVRRLGRALGADPTALYRYFRDTDDLLLAIADELIGRTLSVWRPTGVWRADLWDLGLRMHAGALAHPQASVLSAYRVTGRVHEIEAVETILGVLRRAGFPDREAVRIYHAFVDQALAFAALDAANASLPRTAREAETEVWRTTYARLPAETHPNIAATARHLVADMRHGSYPVALGLLLSAAAARLAEVKGPTDAGR; from the coding sequence ATGACCGACCGAGTGGTCCCACCCGCCGCGCGCCGGCGCCGGCGCCCCACCAAGGCCGGTGTCGTCCTGACCGAGGAGCTCATCGTCGACACGGCGATGCGGCTGCTGAAGGAACACGGCGCCGACGCCCTCACCGTGCGCCGCCTCGGCCGCGCCCTCGGCGCCGACCCCACCGCGCTGTACCGGTACTTCCGGGACACCGACGACCTGCTGCTCGCGATCGCCGACGAACTCATCGGCCGGACACTGAGTGTCTGGCGCCCCACCGGCGTGTGGCGCGCCGACCTGTGGGACCTGGGACTGCGCATGCACGCCGGGGCGCTCGCCCATCCGCAGGCGTCCGTGCTCAGCGCCTACCGGGTGACCGGACGGGTGCACGAGATCGAGGCCGTGGAGACGATCCTCGGGGTACTGCGCCGGGCCGGGTTCCCGGACCGGGAGGCCGTACGGATCTACCACGCGTTCGTCGACCAGGCCCTGGCCTTCGCCGCCCTCGACGCGGCGAACGCGTCGCTTCCGCGCACGGCCCGCGAGGCGGAGACGGAGGTGTGGCGCACGACGTACGCCCGGCTGCCCGCCGAGACGCACCCGAACATCGCGGCGACCGCCCGCCATCTCGTCGCCGACATGCGTCACGGCTCCTATCCGGTCGCGCTCGGCCTGTTGCTGTCCGCGGCGGCGGCGCGGCTGGCGGAGGTCAAGGGGCCCACCGACGCGGGGCGGTGA
- a CDS encoding nitroreductase family deazaflavin-dependent oxidoreductase — protein MPLEGEYEPSPEQWVREQVELYESSGGTKGTTLLDTGMPVVILTTLGAKSGKIRKTPVMRVEHEGRYAVVASLGGAPKHPVWYYNLKQHPTVELQDGPQRQEMTAREVTGEEKAAWWERAVAAYPPYADYQKKTDRVIPVFVLEPTGK, from the coding sequence ATGCCTCTTGAGGGCGAGTACGAGCCCAGCCCGGAGCAGTGGGTGCGCGAACAGGTCGAACTGTACGAGAGTTCCGGCGGCACCAAGGGGACGACGCTCCTGGACACGGGGATGCCGGTGGTCATCCTCACCACCCTCGGCGCCAAGTCCGGCAAGATCCGCAAGACTCCCGTGATGCGTGTCGAACACGAGGGACGGTACGCCGTCGTGGCCTCGCTGGGCGGCGCGCCCAAGCACCCCGTCTGGTACTACAACCTTAAGCAGCATCCAACGGTGGAGCTTCAGGACGGGCCGCAGCGGCAGGAGATGACGGCCCGTGAGGTGACGGGCGAGGAGAAAGCGGCGTGGTGGGAGCGGGCGGTCGCCGCGTATCCGCCGTACGCCGACTACCAGAAGAAGACCGACCGGGTCATCCCCGTCTTCGTGCTGGAGCCGACCGGGAAGTGA
- a CDS encoding ferredoxin, protein MSISIDPDVCIGAGQCALTAPAVFTQDDDGFSQVLPGKEDGGGDPLVREAARACPVGAITVSEKGS, encoded by the coding sequence ATCTCCATCTCCATCGACCCGGACGTCTGCATCGGCGCCGGCCAGTGCGCCCTGACCGCCCCCGCAGTCTTCACCCAGGACGACGACGGCTTCAGCCAGGTGCTGCCCGGCAAGGAGGACGGCGGCGGCGACCCACTGGTGCGGGAGGCGGCGCGCGCCTGCCCGGTGGGCGCCATCACCGTCTCCGAGAAGGGAAGCTGA
- a CDS encoding alpha/beta fold hydrolase: MTADRIALAVHDHGGDGPPLLLLHGAGRTLADWAAVAPLLVARHRVLAVDLRGHGLSPDGPWRLPEVLGDLEEVLTAHGIPGALPVGHSFGGILAVVYALEHQDVTPGAVNLDGFGWGRPDQYVGLDPDYVAQHLAQVRELNAAGQGRKLPPDGVKDLLAEQRAISERLGIPYELLEAGIRRSARERDDGALELRPGREEALQMLEVIDSLDLFALFRRMTTPLLLGRARRQVPSVPGLDWFDPMMLAYAGGLARDLAALAEERPNVTVAPIDGTHAMLLENPRAVADAVLAFTS; encoded by the coding sequence ATGACCGCAGACCGTATCGCGCTGGCCGTGCACGACCACGGGGGCGACGGGCCGCCCCTGCTGCTCCTGCACGGTGCCGGGCGCACGCTCGCAGACTGGGCGGCCGTGGCGCCCCTCCTCGTGGCCCGGCACCGCGTGCTCGCAGTCGACCTGCGCGGTCACGGCCTCTCGCCGGACGGACCCTGGCGCCTGCCCGAGGTGCTCGGCGACCTCGAGGAGGTGCTGACGGCGCACGGCATCCCGGGCGCGCTTCCCGTCGGGCACTCCTTCGGCGGCATCCTCGCCGTGGTGTACGCGCTGGAGCACCAGGACGTCACCCCCGGGGCCGTGAACCTCGACGGGTTCGGCTGGGGACGCCCGGACCAGTACGTGGGGCTGGACCCGGACTATGTGGCCCAGCACCTCGCCCAGGTAAGGGAGTTGAACGCGGCCGGCCAGGGCAGGAAGCTGCCCCCGGACGGGGTCAAGGACCTCCTCGCCGAACAGCGCGCGATCTCCGAGCGCCTCGGCATCCCCTACGAACTGCTGGAGGCCGGCATCCGGCGGTCCGCGCGGGAGCGGGACGACGGGGCCCTGGAGCTGCGGCCGGGACGGGAAGAGGCGCTGCAGATGCTCGAGGTCATCGACTCGCTGGACCTGTTCGCCCTGTTCCGCAGGATGACCACGCCGCTGCTCCTCGGCCGGGCCCGGCGGCAGGTGCCATCCGTCCCCGGCCTGGACTGGTTCGATCCGATGATGCTCGCCTACGCCGGGGGGCTCGCCCGCGACCTGGCCGCCCTCGCCGAGGAGCGGCCCAATGTGACCGTCGCCCCGATCGACGGCACGCACGCCATGCTGCTGGAGAACCCGCGGGCGGTCGCGGACGCCGTCCTCGCCTTCACGTCCTGA
- a CDS encoding cytochrome P450, whose amino-acid sequence MTKTGTTVSEPVAFPQNRTCPYHPPTAYEPLRSARHLTRVTLYDGRDVWVVTGHATARALLADPRLSSDRTRSAFPAVTARFAAARNRRLALLGVDDPEHRAQRRMLVPSFTLKRATALRPQIQAIVDRLLDAMEAAGPPAELVSAFALPLPSMVICALLGVPYADHDFFEEQSRRLLRGPSAADTQDARDRLNTYFEELIDRKREEPGDGLLDELIQEQLREGALDRDELVSLATLLLVAGHETTANMISLGTFTLLHHPEQLAELRADPGLMSAAVEELLRFLSIADGLVRVATEDIEIASTRIRADEGVLFSTSVINRDTTAFPEPDTLDWHRPARHHVAFGFGIHQCLGQNLARAELEIALRTLFDRLPGLRLAAPAEEIPFKPGDTVQGMLELPVSW is encoded by the coding sequence ATGACGAAAACCGGTACGACCGTGTCAGAACCCGTCGCCTTCCCCCAGAACCGCACCTGCCCCTACCACCCGCCCACCGCCTACGAGCCGCTCCGCTCGGCCCGGCACCTGACCCGGGTCACCCTCTACGACGGCCGCGACGTATGGGTCGTCACCGGGCACGCCACCGCCCGCGCGCTGCTCGCCGACCCGCGCCTGTCCTCCGACCGGACCCGGTCCGCGTTCCCCGCCGTCACCGCACGCTTCGCCGCCGCCCGCAACCGCAGGCTCGCCCTGCTCGGCGTCGACGACCCCGAGCACCGTGCTCAGCGCCGCATGCTGGTGCCGAGCTTCACGCTCAAGCGGGCCACGGCACTGCGCCCCCAGATCCAGGCCATCGTCGACCGGCTCCTGGACGCCATGGAGGCCGCGGGCCCGCCCGCCGAACTGGTGAGCGCCTTCGCGCTGCCGCTGCCGTCGATGGTGATCTGCGCGCTGCTCGGCGTGCCGTACGCCGACCACGACTTCTTCGAGGAGCAGTCACGCAGGCTGCTGCGCGGCCCCTCCGCGGCCGACACCCAGGACGCCCGCGACCGGCTGAACACCTACTTCGAGGAGCTGATCGACCGCAAGCGTGAGGAACCGGGGGACGGACTGCTCGACGAGCTGATCCAGGAGCAACTGCGGGAGGGCGCACTGGACCGGGACGAGCTGGTCTCTCTGGCCACGCTCCTGCTGGTCGCCGGGCACGAGACGACCGCCAACATGATCTCCCTCGGCACCTTCACCCTGCTGCACCACCCCGAACAGCTTGCCGAACTGCGCGCCGACCCGGGTCTGATGTCCGCCGCGGTGGAGGAGTTGCTGCGTTTCCTCTCCATCGCCGACGGGCTGGTGCGGGTGGCCACCGAGGACATCGAGATCGCCAGTACGAGGATCCGGGCCGACGAGGGCGTCCTGTTCTCCACGTCCGTCATCAACCGCGACACCACCGCCTTCCCCGAACCGGACACCCTCGACTGGCACCGCCCGGCCCGTCACCACGTCGCCTTCGGGTTCGGCATCCACCAGTGCCTCGGCCAGAACCTGGCGCGGGCCGAGCTGGAGATCGCCCTGCGCACCCTCTTCGACAGGCTGCCCGGACTGCGGCTCGCCGCCCCGGCGGAGGAGATCCCCTTCAAACCGGGCGACACGGTCCAGGGGATGCTGGAACTCCCCGTCAGCTGGTAG
- a CDS encoding flavoprotein, with protein sequence MTRHDNKPFLYVVVCAAGVAQDVPELITAAQEGGWEVGVIASPLALRFFDTADVEERTGRPIRSAWRAPGDPRPFPDPDAVVVAPATFNTINKWAAGIADTLALGTLCEAYGLGVPIAVLPCLSEALAAHPAYRASLERLTGMGVRFGDPYAGEAAEDGTRPRFRWQRALDLLPPRP encoded by the coding sequence GTGACCCGACACGACAACAAACCCTTCCTCTACGTCGTCGTCTGCGCCGCCGGCGTCGCGCAGGACGTCCCCGAACTGATCACCGCCGCGCAGGAAGGGGGCTGGGAGGTGGGCGTCATCGCCTCCCCGCTCGCCCTCCGGTTCTTCGACACGGCCGACGTCGAGGAGCGGACCGGCCGCCCCATACGGTCCGCGTGGCGCGCCCCGGGAGATCCCCGGCCGTTCCCGGACCCCGACGCGGTCGTCGTGGCCCCCGCCACCTTCAACACGATCAACAAGTGGGCCGCCGGCATAGCCGACACCCTGGCCCTCGGCACCCTGTGCGAGGCGTACGGGCTCGGCGTCCCGATCGCCGTCCTGCCCTGCTTGAGCGAGGCGCTGGCGGCCCACCCCGCCTACCGCGCGAGCCTCGAACGGCTCACCGGCATGGGGGTGCGGTTCGGTGACCCGTACGCCGGAGAGGCGGCCGAGGACGGCACCCGCCCGCGGTTCCGCTGGCAGCGGGCCCTGGACCTCCTCCCGCCGCGCCCCTGA
- a CDS encoding FMN-dependent NADH-azoreductase: MADPRPRLLHLDSSAGPAAESVTRRLTRLFADIWCHRHGIGGYRHRDLAADPVPPLGPAYVVLGRRLERCGVVPPEEVGALTGTPDERREWALTLPLIRELRAADTVLLGVPMYNFSVPAALKAWIDRVTFPGAFLDPGTGGSALQDTRVVVVMARGGAYGPGTPREAFDFQRPYLRAWFTDHGVAAENLHFVPAEMALASLVPHLARFRDLADASLAEARKELTELATRPPAVITRVRA, translated from the coding sequence ATGGCCGACCCCCGACCCCGGCTGCTGCACCTCGACTCCAGCGCCGGCCCCGCCGCTGAGTCTGTCACCCGCCGGCTGACCAGGTTGTTCGCGGACATCTGGTGCCACCGCCACGGCATCGGCGGCTACCGCCACCGCGACCTCGCCGCCGACCCGGTGCCGCCGCTGGGCCCCGCCTACGTCGTCCTCGGCCGGCGCCTGGAGCGCTGCGGAGTCGTCCCGCCCGAGGAGGTCGGCGCCCTCACCGGGACTCCGGACGAGCGGCGGGAGTGGGCGCTCACCCTGCCTCTGATCCGCGAACTGCGGGCCGCGGACACCGTGCTGCTCGGCGTGCCGATGTACAACTTCTCGGTGCCCGCCGCGCTCAAGGCGTGGATCGACCGGGTGACCTTCCCCGGCGCCTTCCTCGACCCGGGGACCGGTGGCAGCGCGCTTCAGGACACCCGGGTCGTGGTGGTCATGGCCCGCGGCGGGGCCTACGGGCCGGGCACGCCCCGCGAGGCCTTCGACTTCCAGCGGCCCTACCTGCGCGCCTGGTTCACGGACCACGGCGTGGCCGCGGAGAACCTCCACTTCGTGCCGGCCGAGATGGCCCTCGCCTCCCTCGTCCCCCACCTGGCCCGCTTCCGGGACCTGGCGGACGCCTCCCTCGCGGAGGCCCGGAAGGAGCTGACCGAACTGGCCACCCGGCCGCCCGCCGTGATCACTAGGGTGCGGGCGTGA
- a CDS encoding cation diffusion facilitator family transporter, with product MALGANLLIAVAKAVGGLLAGSPALLSEAAHSVADSLNEVFLLAALRRSRRPADRRHPFGYGKERFFWSLLAAVGIFVMGGCFSFFQGFEALKSGAEESHSGYVAGLVVLGVALVSEGVSLVRALHQVRRQHGTSLRALRDPALRTVLAEDSTAVLGVVLAIVGMALHMVTGQVVWEASASLAIGALLVYVAFRLGRDARDQLIGQAADPDLSRRIRELLQAQSEIDSVEALQTMQLGLESILVAARIDLVPGLDSEEVEDVAVRIKRSLTREVPQADQIFLDITDAPTRSASRHPDTHTKSPAATGEHGGA from the coding sequence GTGGCGCTCGGCGCCAACCTGCTGATCGCCGTGGCCAAGGCCGTCGGGGGACTCCTCGCCGGCTCGCCGGCGCTGCTGTCGGAGGCGGCGCACTCCGTCGCGGACAGCCTGAACGAGGTCTTCCTGTTGGCCGCGCTGCGCCGCAGCCGCCGCCCGGCCGACCGGCGCCACCCCTTCGGCTACGGCAAGGAACGGTTCTTCTGGTCGCTCCTCGCGGCCGTCGGCATCTTCGTCATGGGCGGCTGCTTCTCCTTCTTCCAGGGCTTCGAGGCGCTGAAGAGCGGCGCGGAGGAGTCGCACAGCGGCTATGTCGCCGGGCTCGTGGTGCTCGGGGTGGCGCTGGTGTCGGAGGGCGTCTCCCTGGTGCGGGCCCTGCACCAGGTGCGCCGGCAGCACGGCACGTCCCTGCGGGCGCTGCGGGACCCGGCGCTGCGGACGGTCCTGGCCGAGGACAGCACGGCGGTGCTGGGCGTGGTCCTCGCGATCGTCGGCATGGCGCTGCACATGGTCACCGGGCAGGTCGTGTGGGAGGCGTCCGCGTCGCTCGCCATCGGCGCGCTACTCGTGTACGTCGCCTTCCGGCTCGGCCGTGACGCCCGCGACCAGCTGATCGGCCAGGCCGCCGATCCCGATCTCAGCCGCCGGATCCGGGAACTGCTCCAGGCTCAGTCCGAGATCGACAGCGTGGAGGCGCTGCAGACCATGCAGCTGGGCCTGGAGTCCATCCTGGTCGCCGCCCGGATCGACCTCGTCCCCGGCCTGGACAGCGAGGAGGTCGAGGACGTCGCGGTGCGCATCAAGCGCTCGCTCACCCGGGAGGTCCCCCAGGCCGACCAGATCTTCCTCGACATCACGGACGCCCCGACCCGCTCGGCGTCCCGGCACCCGGACACGCACACGAAGAGCCCCGCCGCGACGGGGGAACACGGCGGGGCCTAG
- a CDS encoding glutathione S-transferase family protein, with amino-acid sequence MTDGNSEYSNSAYGKKQFKRSRSHFADRITADGRDGWPVEAGRYRLVASRACPWASRAVISRRLLGLEDAMSLAIADPIQDDRSWRFTLDPDGRDPVLGIRYLSEAYDARETGYPGGVSVPAVVDVPSGRLVTNDYQQITLDLATEWTSLHRSGAPDLYPERLRDEIDDVMRLVYKDVNNGVYRAGFAHQQKEYEEACTDVFRRLEWLSERLAGQRYLVGDTITEADIRLFTTLVRFDAVYHGHFKCNRWKLAEDPVLWAYARDLFQTPGFGDTVDFDHIKRHYYQVHTGINPTGIVPLGPDLAGWLTPHGREDLGGRPFGDGTPPGPVPAAEHVPVEGRP; translated from the coding sequence ATGACCGACGGCAACAGCGAGTACAGCAACAGCGCATACGGGAAGAAGCAGTTCAAGCGGTCCAGGAGCCACTTCGCGGACCGCATCACCGCTGATGGGCGCGACGGCTGGCCGGTCGAGGCCGGCCGCTACCGGCTGGTGGCCAGCCGGGCCTGCCCCTGGGCGAGCCGGGCCGTGATCTCGCGGCGGCTGCTCGGGCTCGAGGACGCCATGTCGCTGGCCATCGCCGATCCCATCCAGGACGACCGCAGCTGGCGGTTCACCCTCGACCCCGACGGCCGCGATCCCGTCCTCGGCATCCGCTACCTCAGCGAGGCCTACGACGCCCGCGAGACCGGATACCCCGGCGGTGTCAGTGTGCCCGCGGTCGTGGACGTGCCGAGCGGCAGGCTGGTCACGAACGACTACCAGCAGATCACCCTGGACCTGGCCACCGAGTGGACGTCGCTGCACCGCAGCGGTGCGCCCGACCTCTACCCGGAGCGGTTGCGCGACGAGATCGACGACGTGATGCGCCTCGTGTACAAGGACGTCAACAACGGGGTGTACCGGGCGGGTTTCGCCCACCAGCAGAAGGAGTACGAGGAGGCGTGCACAGACGTGTTCCGTCGGCTGGAGTGGCTGTCGGAGCGCCTGGCCGGACAGCGCTACCTGGTCGGTGACACGATCACCGAGGCCGACATCCGGCTGTTCACGACGCTGGTCCGTTTCGACGCCGTCTACCACGGTCACTTCAAGTGCAACCGCTGGAAGCTGGCGGAGGACCCGGTGCTGTGGGCGTACGCCCGCGATCTGTTCCAGACGCCCGGCTTCGGCGACACCGTCGACTTCGACCACATCAAGCGGCACTACTACCAGGTGCACACGGGCATCAATCCCACCGGGATCGTGCCGCTCGGACCGGACCTGGCCGGCTGGCTCACGCCGCACGGCCGGGAGGACCTCGGCGGGCGCCCGTTCGGTGACGGGACGCCGCCGGGGCCGGTGCCCGCGGCCGAGCACGTTCCGGTCGAGGGGCGGCCTTGA
- a CDS encoding VOC family protein — protein sequence MPTVLAGVVVLDCAEPEKLAAFYKDLLGAEETDATANRVEIRSADGFRMAFRRDVNATPPSWPRPENSLQVHLDFLAQDLDEAERRVVSLGGRPLEAREAPGPFEERGYADPAGHSFTVRRTRATAPKQG from the coding sequence ATGCCCACGGTACTGGCCGGCGTCGTGGTCCTGGACTGCGCCGAGCCCGAGAAACTCGCCGCGTTCTACAAGGACCTGCTCGGCGCCGAGGAGACCGACGCCACCGCGAACCGGGTGGAGATCCGCAGCGCCGACGGGTTCCGGATGGCGTTCCGCCGCGACGTCAACGCCACCCCGCCCAGCTGGCCCCGCCCCGAGAACTCCCTCCAGGTCCACCTCGACTTCCTGGCGCAGGACCTCGACGAGGCCGAGCGCAGGGTCGTCTCCCTGGGCGGACGCCCGCTGGAGGCCAGGGAGGCGCCGGGCCCGTTCGAGGAACGCGGTTACGCCGACCCCGCCGGCCACTCCTTCACCGTGCGGCGCACGAGGGCCACGGCACCGAAGCAGGGGTGA
- a CDS encoding SpoIIE family protein phosphatase, which translates to MEQAAAAAIVDARGTLTGWSEGARRLTGYTAEEVVGRAVQELLAEDVPLPGLTALTGTVVLRHRDGHPLPLRLSVHPVMGADGSPQGFVVTTAPATADAVLVARAFQQAPVAMSVFDLGQRYIRANDRAGEILQVDADTLTGRYLPDTVADDESGRRLHRQLRRVAETGLPVHYESYTRAPSERREHAWTIDMWPVCCAPGEMTAVAMSAVDNSEQYWARRRLVLLNEASTVIGTTLDVPRTAGELLEVVVPGVADFASVDLLDWVLGAEEPPVLAEGDVALRRIAHRSVTEGTPEAAVQLGDVDTYSPFSPPARALREGRAVLRRVGEPDFDRWVQERNARGVGDAAYRRGAHSLVAVPLRARGTTLGVAVLVRIVNPDPYAADDAVLAEELASRAAVCVDNARRFARERGTALALQHSLLPRGLPGQAAVEVAHRYLPSGSLAGIGGDWFDVIPLSGSRVALVVGDVVGHGIRSSATMGRLRTAVRTLADVDLPPDELLTHLDDLVTHLATGEGGDEVGELGATCLYAVYDPVTRRLALAAAGHPAPAVLAPDGTARLVTMSAGPPLGVGGLPFEARELDLEEGSLIALYTDGLIGEGRERDLDHGTTELCRALETPSGSLDALCDTVLKSVLSEEPGDDVALLLARTRALGADRVGTWDVPPDPASVATARQYAVDRLADWGLDEAGFVTELVVSELVTNAIRYGGPPIQLRLIRDRSLICEVSDGSSTSPHLRRAHAYDEGGRGLLLVAQLTQRWGSRQTSEGKTIWAEQPLPD; encoded by the coding sequence ATGGAGCAAGCCGCCGCTGCGGCGATCGTCGATGCCCGGGGCACGCTGACGGGATGGAGCGAGGGCGCCCGGCGGCTGACGGGATACACGGCCGAGGAGGTCGTGGGACGCGCCGTACAGGAGCTGCTCGCCGAGGACGTACCGCTACCGGGCCTGACCGCCCTGACGGGCACCGTCGTCCTGCGCCACCGCGACGGCCACCCCCTCCCGCTGCGCCTGAGCGTGCACCCGGTCATGGGGGCGGACGGCTCCCCGCAGGGATTCGTGGTCACCACCGCGCCCGCCACGGCGGACGCGGTGCTGGTGGCCAGGGCTTTCCAGCAGGCGCCGGTCGCGATGTCCGTCTTCGACCTGGGGCAGCGCTACATCCGCGCCAACGACCGGGCCGGCGAGATCCTGCAGGTCGACGCGGACACGTTGACCGGGCGGTACCTGCCGGACACGGTGGCCGACGACGAGTCGGGCCGGCGCCTCCACCGGCAGCTGCGCCGGGTCGCCGAGACCGGGCTCCCCGTGCACTACGAGAGCTACACCCGCGCCCCGTCGGAGCGCCGGGAGCACGCCTGGACCATCGACATGTGGCCGGTGTGCTGCGCACCCGGCGAGATGACCGCCGTCGCCATGTCGGCCGTCGACAACAGCGAGCAGTACTGGGCGCGTCGGCGCCTGGTCCTGCTCAACGAGGCATCCACCGTCATCGGTACCACGCTGGACGTCCCGCGCACCGCCGGGGAGCTGCTGGAGGTGGTCGTCCCAGGTGTCGCCGACTTCGCCAGTGTGGATCTGCTCGACTGGGTGCTCGGCGCGGAGGAACCGCCCGTCCTGGCGGAGGGAGACGTCGCCCTGCGCCGCATCGCCCACCGGTCGGTCACCGAGGGCACGCCCGAGGCGGCCGTCCAGCTGGGGGACGTCGACACCTACTCTCCCTTCTCACCGCCCGCGCGGGCCCTGCGCGAAGGCCGCGCCGTGCTGCGCCGGGTCGGCGAACCCGACTTCGACCGCTGGGTGCAGGAGCGCAACGCCCGAGGGGTGGGCGACGCCGCGTACCGCAGGGGCGCCCACTCCCTGGTGGCGGTGCCGCTGCGGGCCCGCGGCACCACCCTGGGCGTCGCGGTGCTCGTGCGCATCGTCAACCCCGACCCCTACGCCGCGGACGACGCCGTGCTCGCCGAGGAGCTGGCGAGCCGGGCGGCCGTCTGCGTCGACAACGCCCGCCGCTTCGCCCGCGAACGCGGGACCGCACTCGCCCTCCAGCACAGCCTGCTGCCGCGCGGCCTGCCAGGACAGGCCGCGGTGGAGGTGGCCCACCGCTATCTGCCGTCCGGATCGCTGGCCGGGATCGGCGGTGACTGGTTCGACGTGATCCCGCTGTCCGGCAGCAGGGTCGCCCTCGTCGTCGGTGACGTCGTCGGGCACGGCATCCGCTCCTCGGCCACCATGGGCCGGCTGCGCACGGCCGTGCGCACCCTGGCCGACGTGGACCTGCCGCCCGACGAACTCCTCACCCACCTGGACGACCTGGTCACCCACCTGGCCACGGGCGAGGGCGGTGACGAGGTGGGCGAACTCGGGGCGACCTGCCTCTACGCGGTCTACGACCCGGTCACCCGCCGCCTGGCCCTGGCCGCCGCGGGGCATCCCGCGCCGGCCGTCCTCGCGCCCGACGGCACCGCCCGGCTGGTCACCATGTCAGCGGGCCCGCCGCTCGGCGTCGGCGGCCTCCCCTTCGAGGCGAGGGAGCTGGACCTGGAGGAGGGCTCGCTGATCGCCCTGTACACGGACGGGTTGATCGGCGAGGGCCGCGAGCGCGACCTGGACCACGGCACCACCGAGTTGTGCCGTGCCCTGGAGACACCGAGCGGCTCCCTCGACGCCCTGTGCGACACGGTCCTGAAGTCGGTGCTGTCCGAGGAGCCCGGCGACGACGTGGCCCTGCTGCTGGCCCGCACCCGGGCCCTGGGCGCCGACCGGGTGGGCACCTGGGACGTCCCGCCGGACCCCGCGTCCGTGGCCACGGCCCGGCAGTACGCCGTCGACCGGCTCGCCGACTGGGGGCTGGACGAGGCCGGGTTCGTCACGGAACTCGTCGTCAGCGAACTGGTGACCAATGCGATCCGCTACGGCGGGCCCCCCATCCAGCTGAGGCTGATCAGGGACCGCTCACTGATCTGCGAGGTCTCCGACGGCAGTTCGACCTCGCCGCATCTGCGTCGCGCGCACGCCTACGACGAGGGAGGCCGCGGTCTGCTTCTGGTCGCCCAGCTCACCCAGCGCTGGGGCAGCCGGCAGACCAGCGAGGGAAAGACGATCTGGGCCGAACAGCCGCTGCCGGACTGA